The following proteins come from a genomic window of Nicotiana tomentosiformis chromosome 12, ASM39032v3, whole genome shotgun sequence:
- the LOC138903055 gene encoding uncharacterized protein has product MPTEIMCNNGKQFIGNKVNKFLEDHHPSGNGQAESTNKIILQNLKKRLTGVKGKWKEILPEVLWAYRTTSKSSTRVTIFSLVYGAKALILVEVGEPSLRFRYATKESNDEAMNMRLDLTDERREATLVRLAAQKQRIERYYNRRANL; this is encoded by the coding sequence ATGCCGACCGAGATCATGTGCaacaatgggaaacagttcatcggcaacaaagtaaacaagtttctcgaggatcaccaccctagtgggaacggacaagcagagtCTACTAACAAaatcatactccaaaacctcaaaaagaggttgaccggcgtcaagggaaaatggaaagaaatcttgcctgaagtcctgtgggcataccgtacgacctcaaagtCCAGTACCAGGGTTACCATATTCTCGCTGGTTTACGGTGCCAAAGCTCTAATACTGGTTGAAGTTGGAGAAccgagtctcaggttccgatatgcaaccaaAGAATCAAACGACGAAGCCATGAATATGAGGCTAGATCTGacagatgaaaggcgcgaagccacCCTTGTTCGGTTGGCTgcccaaaaacaacggatcgagaggtattacaatcgaagagccaacctttga